In Clostridium swellfunianum, a genomic segment contains:
- a CDS encoding OadG-related small transporter subunit, whose amino-acid sequence MNSAVMANFKTSLGVLVSGMAGIFVVLIAIYLLIKLLIFAFPEPKSKSK is encoded by the coding sequence ATGAATAGCGCAGTAATGGCAAACTTTAAGACATCATTAGGTGTTTTAGTATCAGGTATGGCTGGAATTTTCGTAGTATTAATTGCAATATATCTTTTGATCAAGTTATTAATATTTGCATTCCCAGAGCCAAAATCAAAATCAAAATAA
- a CDS encoding sodium ion-translocating decarboxylase subunit beta translates to MDFLLDGIMAITAKQLVMWLIGAILIYLAIAKDFEPALLLPMGFGAILVNIPFSGAITQTLNGTEMEGILDFLFHGGIATEMFPLLLFIGIGAMIDFGPLLSNPFMLLFGAAAQFGIFFTICAAALLGFDMKDAASIGIIGAADGPTSIFVANYFNSKYIAPIAVAAYSYMSLVPVIQPFAIKLVTTKKERMIRMPYKPSSISKKTKIFFPIVVTVVAGLIAPTSVALIGFLMFGNLIRECGVLERLSKTAQNELVNIITLLLGITIASTMRAEEFVSLQTLMIIGLGLVAFIFDTIAGCLFAKFLNLFLKNKVNPMVGAAGISAFPMSSRVIQKMAQKEDNQNFILMHAVGANVAGQIASVIAGGLILNLI, encoded by the coding sequence ATGGATTTTTTACTTGATGGCATTATGGCTATTACAGCTAAGCAACTAGTAATGTGGCTTATTGGTGCAATACTTATTTATTTAGCTATAGCAAAGGATTTTGAGCCAGCATTATTATTACCAATGGGATTTGGAGCAATATTAGTTAATATACCTTTTTCTGGAGCAATAACTCAAACACTTAATGGAACCGAGATGGAAGGAATACTGGACTTTCTTTTCCATGGAGGAATAGCAACAGAAATGTTCCCACTGCTTTTATTTATAGGTATAGGAGCAATGATAGACTTCGGACCACTTTTGTCCAACCCTTTCATGCTTTTATTCGGAGCAGCAGCTCAGTTTGGTATATTCTTTACAATCTGTGCAGCAGCACTTTTAGGCTTTGACATGAAAGATGCAGCTTCAATAGGTATTATAGGAGCAGCAGACGGTCCTACTTCAATATTTGTAGCTAACTACTTTAATAGTAAATATATAGCACCTATAGCAGTAGCAGCATATTCATATATGTCACTTGTACCAGTAATTCAGCCATTTGCTATAAAGCTGGTTACAACTAAGAAAGAAAGAATGATAAGAATGCCTTACAAGCCTTCTAGCATATCAAAGAAAACTAAGATATTTTTCCCTATAGTAGTTACTGTAGTTGCAGGACTTATAGCTCCAACTTCTGTAGCACTAATAGGATTCTTAATGTTTGGTAACTTAATAAGAGAATGTGGAGTTCTAGAGAGACTATCCAAAACTGCACAAAATGAACTTGTTAATATCATAACTTTATTACTAGGAATAACTATTGCTTCTACTATGAGAGCTGAAGAATTTGTAAGCTTACAAACATTAATGATAATTGGTCTTGGACTTGTTGCATTTATTTTTGATACAATCGCAGGATGTTTATTTGCGAAGTTCTTAAATCTTTTCTTAAAGAACAAAGTAAATCCAATGGTTGGCGCTGCAGGAATTTCAGCCTTCCCTATGTCTTCAAGAGTAATTCAGAAGATGGCACAAAAAGAAGACAATCAAAACTTTATATTAATGCATGCTGTTGGAGCTAATGTTGCAGGACAGATAGCTTCAGTTATAGCTGGTGGATTAATACTAAATCTAATATAA
- a CDS encoding extracellular solute-binding protein, with the protein MKRRMLSTLLAAVLVTSLATGCTKGKNVVNENPAQTGGKLFKDAVTFEMMVQSNPTFPYQKEWYIENAIAEKTNVKFNVIPVSTNYAEKINMTMASGTIPDLMYTIGLDVSHRYGTQGAFVNVLDHLDKLPNFKKWMEKNKEYVANYLSADGKLYLFPEQGIAETNRRGWLYREDIFKKNNIAIPKDDKELYDALKKLKELYPKSYPYNFREGLEQLAMIAPSWGTDYGMYYDSSKKEFRYGPIENNFRDMIAFYNKLYTDGLIPPDFLSQNTKAWQDAISTNSAFVTIDYISRIDFFNSSLRKDNPQFSLAYMAPSKGGANGVDKMAPSAVNVAGYNVAANSKNLEQLLKYCDWMYTDEAKQLMSWGEEGKTYKNENGKKNFIDAADITSVRKKYGLSTNGFYLLTDFSSHMSTFSEELNKGIEESRKYDLPARPNVALNDKEREVAQTAGVSIDKFMKQEISKFILGTRPMSEWDKYVQEVEKLGIKQLVDTYKTAYGRQLSNSK; encoded by the coding sequence ATGAAAAGACGAATGCTTTCAACATTACTAGCAGCAGTTTTAGTAACTTCATTAGCAACTGGATGTACTAAAGGTAAAAATGTTGTAAATGAAAATCCAGCTCAGACAGGAGGAAAATTATTTAAGGATGCTGTTACTTTTGAAATGATGGTGCAGAGTAATCCAACCTTCCCATATCAAAAAGAATGGTATATTGAAAATGCTATTGCTGAAAAGACAAATGTAAAATTTAATGTAATTCCAGTATCAACAAATTATGCAGAGAAAATCAATATGACAATGGCTTCTGGAACTATACCAGATTTAATGTATACCATTGGATTAGATGTATCACATAGATATGGGACTCAAGGCGCTTTTGTAAATGTTCTAGATCATTTAGACAAGCTTCCTAATTTTAAAAAGTGGATGGAAAAGAACAAAGAATATGTAGCAAATTATCTTTCTGCAGATGGCAAGCTTTATTTATTTCCAGAGCAAGGTATTGCAGAAACTAACAGAAGAGGGTGGCTCTACAGAGAGGACATATTCAAGAAGAATAATATAGCAATTCCTAAAGATGATAAGGAACTTTATGATGCGTTAAAAAAGCTTAAAGAACTTTACCCAAAAAGCTATCCATATAATTTTAGAGAAGGCCTAGAACAACTTGCTATGATAGCTCCAAGCTGGGGAACAGATTATGGAATGTATTACGACAGTAGCAAAAAAGAATTTAGATATGGACCAATAGAAAACAATTTTAGAGATATGATAGCTTTCTATAACAAGCTTTATACAGATGGATTAATACCACCAGATTTCTTATCACAAAATACAAAGGCTTGGCAGGATGCTATATCTACGAATTCTGCATTTGTTACTATAGACTATATATCAAGAATAGACTTTTTTAATAGTTCACTTAGAAAAGATAACCCTCAATTCTCATTAGCTTATATGGCACCATCAAAGGGTGGAGCTAATGGAGTTGACAAAATGGCACCTTCAGCTGTAAATGTGGCAGGTTATAATGTAGCTGCAAATTCAAAGAACTTGGAACAATTACTTAAGTACTGTGATTGGATGTATACTGACGAAGCTAAGCAGCTAATGAGCTGGGGAGAAGAAGGAAAAACTTATAAGAATGAAAATGGAAAGAAAAATTTTATAGATGCTGCAGATATTACAAGCGTAAGAAAGAAATATGGTCTTTCAACAAATGGTTTCTATCTATTAACAGATTTCTCATCTCATATGTCAACCTTTAGTGAAGAGTTAAATAAAGGTATTGAGGAGAGTAGAAAGTATGATTTACCTGCAAGACCTAATGTTGCCCTTAATGATAAAGAAAGAGAAGTTGCTCAAACCGCTGGTGTAAGCATAGATAAGTTTATGAAACAGGAAATTTCAAAGTTTATACTTGGAACAAGACCGATGAGTGAATGGGATAAGTATGTTCAGGAAGTAGAAAAACTAGGCATAAAGCAATTAGTTGATACTTATAAGACAGCTTATGGCAGGCAATTAAGCAACAGCAAATAA
- a CDS encoding alpha/beta-type small acid-soluble spore protein, which translates to MSNRSNRVLVPQAKEGLNKFKMEASREVGVNLKEGYNGDLTSREAGSVGGQMVKKMVEAYEQKL; encoded by the coding sequence ATGTCAAACAGAAGTAATAGAGTATTAGTACCACAAGCTAAAGAAGGATTAAACAAGTTCAAAATGGAAGCTTCAAGAGAAGTAGGAGTTAACTTAAAGGAAGGCTACAATGGAGATTTAACTTCAAGAGAAGCTGGATCAGTAGGCGGACAAATGGTTAAGAAAATGGTTGAAGCTTACGAACAAAAACTATAA
- a CDS encoding ABC transporter permease has product MEAKVKLNSKTRRKQGMDKHKLNFKNKISRFVKDFNNSKYLLLLFLPCLIYFILFRYVPMWGVLVAFKDFQVFKGFAASKWVGFKYFTMFFKSPDAVIIIKNTLLLGLQTLLVTFPIPIIFALILNEVKSSKYKKLVQTVSYMPHFISQVIIVSMVMMFLSPTHGIVNTVIEALGGTKINFMVEAGWFRPLYIISEVWQGMGWGAIIYLAALTSVDPQLYEAAIIDGANRWKQTLYVTLPSIIPTIITMFLLRTGSILEVGFEKVLLMQNPAIYSTSDVISTFVYRQGLVSGNISYATAVGLFNSLVNLVFVLGANKLAKKYSDTSLW; this is encoded by the coding sequence ATGGAAGCAAAGGTTAAGTTGAATTCTAAAACTAGAAGAAAGCAGGGTATGGATAAACATAAGTTGAATTTTAAAAACAAGATAAGTAGATTTGTAAAAGATTTTAATAACAGCAAGTATCTGCTGCTTTTATTTTTGCCTTGTCTTATATATTTCATTTTATTTAGATATGTTCCGATGTGGGGAGTACTGGTAGCTTTTAAAGATTTTCAAGTTTTTAAGGGATTTGCTGCTAGTAAGTGGGTTGGATTTAAATACTTTACAATGTTTTTTAAGTCACCTGATGCTGTTATTATTATAAAAAATACACTCTTATTAGGTTTACAGACATTATTAGTTACTTTCCCTATACCTATAATATTTGCACTAATCTTAAATGAAGTTAAAAGCAGTAAATACAAAAAACTTGTGCAGACAGTAAGCTACATGCCTCACTTTATTTCCCAAGTAATTATAGTAAGTATGGTAATGATGTTTCTGTCTCCAACTCATGGTATTGTAAATACTGTAATTGAAGCTCTCGGAGGAACAAAAATAAACTTTATGGTAGAAGCAGGATGGTTTAGACCCCTGTATATAATTTCTGAAGTATGGCAGGGAATGGGATGGGGAGCTATTATTTACCTAGCCGCCTTAACAAGTGTTGATCCACAGCTATATGAAGCAGCAATAATTGATGGAGCAAATAGATGGAAGCAGACTTTGTATGTAACTCTTCCAAGCATAATACCTACGATTATAACAATGTTCTTATTAAGAACAGGCAGTATTCTAGAAGTAGGCTTTGAAAAGGTACTTTTAATGCAAAATCCAGCTATATATTCAACTTCTGATGTAATAAGTACATTTGTATATAGACAAGGCCTTGTATCAGGAAATATAAGTTATGCAACCGCAGTAGGTTTATTTAACTCCTTAGTTAATTTAGTGTTTGTATTAGGTGCAAATAAATTAGCAAAGAAGTATTCAGATACTAGTTTATGGTAG
- a CDS encoding dihydrodipicolinate synthase family protein, giving the protein MKEILKGIFPAVPIPFKKNGELDEKAQESYIEYMKTQEVSGFAVWVHTGRGLLITEEQREYVLKSWREAFPDKLIIAGVGANIAECLKCDNPEDEYIKRSLEMAIKAKELKADAVLVYAPNIFKGNEDLNSKIVSYHKEIAKVGLPVILFYLYEEAGGISYSRNVLRELLSIEEVIGIKMATLDSVMSYQDTAEFIKKEFPQKMLITGEDRMFGYTLMRGAQGALVGLGAACGTLQKRMMDAYYNKDFKLFVELSEKVDKLAECTFVKPMEGYIKRMLTVLNLLGVIPKESTYDLFGPIEELDTEEVKKIESVLKEIGEL; this is encoded by the coding sequence ATGAAAGAAATTTTAAAAGGAATTTTTCCAGCAGTGCCTATACCTTTCAAGAAGAACGGTGAATTAGATGAAAAGGCACAAGAGAGTTATATAGAATATATGAAAACGCAAGAAGTTTCAGGTTTTGCTGTATGGGTTCATACAGGAAGAGGGCTTCTTATAACTGAAGAGCAAAGAGAATATGTATTGAAGAGTTGGAGAGAGGCCTTTCCAGATAAATTAATTATTGCTGGTGTAGGTGCAAATATAGCAGAATGTTTAAAGTGTGATAATCCAGAAGATGAATATATAAAAAGAAGCTTAGAGATGGCCATAAAAGCTAAAGAATTAAAAGCCGACGCAGTGCTTGTTTATGCACCAAATATATTTAAGGGAAACGAAGACCTGAATAGTAAAATAGTTAGCTATCATAAAGAAATAGCAAAAGTAGGCCTTCCAGTAATATTGTTTTACTTATATGAAGAAGCTGGTGGTATATCTTACTCTAGAAATGTTTTAAGAGAACTTCTTTCAATAGAAGAAGTTATAGGAATAAAGATGGCTACCTTAGATTCTGTTATGTCATATCAAGACACTGCAGAATTCATCAAGAAGGAATTTCCTCAAAAAATGCTTATAACAGGGGAAGATAGAATGTTTGGATATACTCTAATGCGTGGAGCGCAAGGAGCATTAGTGGGATTAGGGGCTGCCTGTGGAACTTTGCAGAAGAGAATGATGGATGCATACTACAATAAGGATTTTAAGCTATTTGTTGAATTATCAGAGAAGGTTGATAAGCTTGCAGAGTGCACCTTTGTAAAGCCTATGGAAGGATATATTAAGAGAATGCTTACAGTTTTAAATCTTCTTGGAGTAATACCTAAAGAATCAACTTATGACTTATTTGGACCAATTGAAGAGCTTGATACTGAAGAAGTGAAAAAAATTGAGTCAGTGCTTAAAGAAATTGGGGAACTGTAA
- the menC gene encoding o-succinylbenzoate synthase — MIDESAIIDSIELYEIKIPLKEPFQISGGVSYFRSSLIVILNSGHIKAYGEAAPFDEPYYSSETISSVKALYHDLLFKRIVGKKIKSIEDINDILSLGVRGNNFAKAGIENAYWDLICRKNNITMKELIIYKLKQMKVEDRFLQSKGYIESGVSVGIPVDNSIDTLKKWIREYLEQGYRRIKIKVKPGWDVEALKAAREVTGEFPLWIDANSSFDFDTHSELFSQMDKYRCLFYEQPLHHDDILDHAKLCKLVRTPICLDESLKSLKVAKQVLEVKASNIWNIKIQRIGGLLEGLKIYKLAVENDIKLWGGTMPESGIGAIPILTLASFEGFKFPADVEASERWYGADNDLIELHMSKDGKIVVPLSVGIENMINKYNFEKYGRLIEKVS; from the coding sequence ATGATAGATGAAAGTGCAATTATAGACAGTATAGAACTGTATGAAATAAAAATACCTTTAAAGGAACCTTTTCAAATAAGCGGTGGTGTATCGTATTTTAGGAGTTCGTTAATAGTAATCTTGAATAGCGGACATATTAAAGCATACGGCGAAGCGGCGCCCTTTGATGAGCCGTATTATTCTTCAGAAACAATATCTTCTGTAAAGGCTTTATATCACGATCTGCTTTTTAAAAGAATTGTAGGTAAAAAAATAAAATCCATTGAGGATATTAATGATATTTTGAGTTTAGGGGTTAGAGGAAATAATTTTGCAAAAGCAGGAATAGAAAATGCTTATTGGGATCTTATTTGTAGAAAAAACAATATAACTATGAAGGAACTAATTATTTATAAACTAAAGCAAATGAAGGTAGAGGACAGATTCCTTCAATCCAAAGGCTATATTGAGTCAGGGGTTTCTGTTGGTATACCAGTTGATAACAGTATAGATACTTTAAAGAAATGGATAAGAGAATATCTGGAACAAGGCTATAGAAGAATTAAAATTAAGGTTAAGCCAGGATGGGATGTAGAGGCTTTAAAGGCAGCGAGAGAAGTAACAGGAGAGTTCCCATTATGGATTGATGCCAACTCTTCCTTTGATTTTGATACTCATAGTGAATTATTTAGTCAGATGGATAAATACAGATGCTTATTTTATGAGCAGCCCCTTCACCATGATGATATACTTGATCACGCAAAGCTGTGTAAGTTAGTGAGAACTCCAATATGCTTAGATGAATCTCTAAAATCTTTAAAAGTTGCAAAGCAGGTATTAGAAGTTAAAGCATCGAATATATGGAACATAAAAATACAGCGTATAGGAGGACTTTTAGAAGGACTTAAAATTTACAAGCTAGCAGTTGAAAATGATATTAAATTATGGGGGGGAACAATGCCAGAATCAGGTATTGGTGCAATACCAATTCTTACATTAGCTAGCTTTGAAGGCTTTAAGTTTCCCGCAGATGTTGAAGCTAGCGAGAGATGGTATGGAGCTGATAATGACCTAATTGAACTTCACATGAGTAAAGATGGAAAGATTGTGGTGCCCCTAAGTGTAGGGATAGAAAATATGATTAATAAATATAACTTCGAAAAATATGGAAGACTAATTGAAAAAGTGAGCTAG
- a CDS encoding carbohydrate ABC transporter permease, producing MVQNNKISVFTVIRTVFLMLVIAATLYPFIYMFSVSVSSDIYVMKNEISFFPKGFNLKMYKFVFQDSRIFTAYKNTIIYVAIGTVISLVITSAGAFALSKKYMIFNKTFNIMIVITMFFGGGMIPTYLTVKNLGLYDTIWAIVLPGAVSTWNLMVMRTFFSQFPTEIEESGKIDGLNDLGVFFYLVLPVSKAILATIGLFYAVSLWNSYLGPLMYLKTQEKYPLQIILREILLSGSNFNNDVVSVGGDSVVVEESLKYATAIVSIVPIVAVYPFLQKYFVKGVMVGSVKG from the coding sequence ATGGTTCAGAACAATAAAATATCAGTATTTACAGTAATTAGAACAGTTTTTTTAATGTTAGTTATAGCAGCAACATTATATCCTTTTATATATATGTTTTCAGTATCTGTTTCCTCAGATATATATGTAATGAAAAATGAGATAAGTTTCTTTCCTAAAGGGTTTAATTTGAAAATGTATAAGTTTGTATTTCAAGATAGTAGAATTTTCACTGCCTATAAAAATACAATCATTTATGTTGCAATAGGAACGGTAATTTCATTAGTTATAACTAGTGCGGGAGCCTTTGCATTAAGCAAAAAATATATGATATTTAATAAGACCTTCAACATCATGATAGTTATAACTATGTTTTTTGGTGGTGGTATGATTCCAACATATCTTACAGTTAAAAATTTAGGACTTTACGATACTATATGGGCCATTGTACTGCCTGGTGCAGTAAGCACCTGGAATCTTATGGTTATGAGGACCTTTTTCTCCCAGTTTCCCACTGAAATAGAGGAGTCAGGAAAAATAGATGGATTAAACGATTTAGGAGTTTTCTTTTATCTTGTGCTGCCAGTTTCAAAAGCAATACTAGCAACAATAGGTTTATTCTATGCTGTTTCTCTTTGGAATTCTTATTTAGGGCCATTAATGTATTTAAAGACTCAGGAAAAGTACCCTTTGCAAATTATTTTAAGAGAAATTCTTTTATCAGGTTCCAACTTTAATAATGATGTAGTTTCGGTTGGTGGCGATAGTGTAGTAGTTGAGGAATCTTTAAAATATGCAACAGCCATAGTGTCAATAGTACCGATCGTTGCAGTATATCCTTTCTTGCAGAAGTATTTTGTTAAAGGTGTAATGGTTGGATCTGTAAAGGGATAA
- a CDS encoding helix-turn-helix domain-containing protein gives MKKSIRDIFKFKSLFSRLMLSFLVIIFISSLLHFFSYVLYKNYIKKELINNSNQRVEVLANKLNMSFEQIQNNLLRIYMEDDFKAIANNETLSNYQEKLIIDRLSGYTNFNKNIKNIFIVRENSDLILTSEGSYDRRKFFNTFYNSGIYNEEFWLKESSKNFYNGFYRTVDFIDSSNPNQTTKMFLMPVAFKQVNNSRFIMVALVDIDSIIKANENEFSNDFYIYNKSSEIIYAKSQNRVLDIDIQKLTGVDKQKQGYIFSNKSSIEGITYVKYMPTKDMNSLMLKVNILFVFITISTVLISLSISFIISNRFSKPVTSIIDFIENISEQRSNNNNLEEFQFIRSNIEDIITQNSNYNKEINKKNSMLESLFYFSKIKNIYMNLSEAKDQMIIEQDYILVGFRVHFKKRYYEVVNIEASKITFSIAQLTKGYITDHISNVAVFQSQDDEFILVIQTDKTDSDIKDIISRILSCLGYEDEYIFFTVAISKLCNDVAEFDKCYVSINDIIKYRQPIESNQILEVNKINMQKEEKFHFPLRQIEQLTEALNNCNLEEALKRLSEVLGYNKKGKVNQIYISVIFNEIINRCITAINSVEEATVNINIAQIQNKASKFYSIDQYKKLCEEIINLAIETCKLKENKKDYIVDFILEYIHLHYNEDIYLELFADRLNLTKEYISQYFKNKMGINLVNYLNEFRIEKAKKLLSETSLSINEVAQNVGYNTPNSFSRIFKQYVGKSPREYRQEASI, from the coding sequence ATGAAAAAAAGTATCAGAGATATATTTAAATTTAAATCTCTTTTTTCAAGGTTAATGCTTAGCTTTTTAGTTATAATTTTTATATCTTCTTTACTTCATTTTTTTTCATATGTTTTGTATAAAAATTACATTAAAAAAGAATTGATAAATAATTCAAATCAGAGAGTAGAAGTTTTAGCTAATAAGTTAAATATGAGCTTTGAGCAGATTCAAAATAATTTGTTAAGAATATATATGGAAGATGACTTTAAAGCTATTGCGAATAATGAAACCTTATCAAATTATCAAGAAAAGCTTATTATAGATAGACTAAGTGGATATACAAACTTTAACAAAAATATTAAAAATATTTTTATAGTAAGAGAAAACTCTGATTTGATTTTGACTTCCGAAGGCAGCTATGATAGAAGGAAATTTTTTAACACATTTTATAATAGTGGAATATATAATGAGGAATTCTGGCTGAAAGAAAGTAGTAAAAATTTTTACAACGGATTTTATAGGACAGTAGATTTTATTGACAGCAGCAATCCAAACCAAACAACAAAAATGTTTCTTATGCCTGTAGCTTTTAAGCAAGTTAATAATTCAAGATTTATAATGGTAGCATTAGTAGATATTGACTCTATCATAAAGGCTAACGAAAATGAATTTTCAAATGATTTTTATATCTATAATAAAAGCAGTGAAATTATCTATGCAAAATCTCAAAACAGAGTTTTAGATATTGATATTCAAAAGCTGACTGGAGTAGATAAACAAAAGCAAGGTTATATATTTTCAAATAAATCCTCTATAGAGGGAATAACTTATGTAAAGTATATGCCAACTAAAGATATGAACAGCCTTATGCTAAAAGTTAACATTTTATTTGTTTTTATTACTATTAGTACTGTTTTGATAAGTTTATCTATATCATTTATTATTTCAAATAGATTCAGTAAACCAGTTACAAGCATTATAGACTTTATAGAAAACATATCAGAGCAAAGATCAAATAATAATAACTTAGAAGAGTTTCAGTTTATTCGAAGCAATATTGAAGATATAATTACTCAAAATTCAAACTACAACAAAGAAATTAATAAGAAAAATTCAATGCTTGAAAGCTTATTCTATTTTTCTAAGATAAAAAATATTTATATGAACCTAAGCGAAGCAAAAGATCAAATGATAATTGAACAGGATTATATCCTCGTTGGATTTAGAGTGCATTTTAAAAAAAGGTATTATGAGGTAGTTAACATAGAAGCTAGTAAGATTACTTTTAGTATAGCTCAACTAACTAAAGGTTATATTACTGACCATATAAGCAATGTAGCTGTGTTTCAATCTCAGGATGACGAATTTATATTAGTAATTCAAACTGATAAGACAGATTCCGATATCAAAGATATAATAAGCAGGATTTTATCATGCTTGGGATATGAGGATGAATATATTTTCTTTACAGTTGCTATTAGTAAGTTGTGTAATGATGTTGCTGAATTTGATAAATGTTATGTGAGTATTAATGATATTATAAAATACAGACAGCCTATAGAAAGCAATCAGATTTTAGAAGTGAATAAAATAAACATGCAAAAGGAAGAGAAGTTTCACTTCCCGCTAAGGCAAATTGAACAGCTTACCGAAGCATTAAACAACTGTAATTTAGAGGAAGCTTTAAAGAGGTTAAGCGAAGTATTAGGATACAACAAAAAAGGAAAAGTAAATCAAATTTATATTAGCGTAATATTCAATGAGATTATAAATAGGTGTATTACAGCGATAAATAGCGTTGAAGAAGCAACTGTAAATATAAACATTGCACAGATACAAAATAAAGCGAGCAAGTTTTATAGCATTGACCAATATAAAAAGTTATGCGAGGAAATTATTAATCTAGCAATTGAGACCTGTAAACTAAAGGAAAACAAAAAAGATTACATTGTTGATTTTATTCTAGAATATATACATCTTCATTATAATGAAGATATATATCTAGAACTATTTGCTGACAGGCTTAATTTAACTAAAGAGTATATTTCGCAATACTTTAAGAATAAAATGGGTATAAACTTAGTAAATTATCTAAATGAGTTTAGGATAGAAAAAGCGAAGAAGCTTTTATCTGAAACAAGCTTAAGTATTAATGAAGTAGCTCAGAATGTAGGTTATAATACACCTAATAGTTTTAGCAGGATATTTAAGCAATATGTTGGAAAATCGCCTAGAGAATATAGGCAGGAAGCAAGTATATAA
- a CDS encoding M20 metallopeptidase family protein: MKKNLRNEVENIIDKVISIRRELHKYPEPALNEHKTAEFIASVLESMGVDTQRSIAGTGVVGVIFGSKPGKTLAIRADIDALNIEEKNEISYKSERKGYMHACGHDGHVAMAIGAAMVLNSIKDQIVGNIKFIFQPAEEQYGGAERMLKENVLDIPKVDAIIAAHLWPDVPKGKIGIKEGCIMASNDKIEIKLYGKSAHGAMPHLGKDAIIAATEVVSAIQSFIAREINPLDSAVVTIGTFNSGTAYNIVANEAMLTGTVRTIDNRTRDFAENRLRKIVEGICIASDVSFEFKYTKQYPATINNPEVTSFIREIGEEVLGKENVLMLTNPYMTAEDFAYYLQKVPGCMFFIGTRDDENKFPLHHEKFNFDERVLGIGVKLLTASAIKFLE; encoded by the coding sequence ATGAAAAAGAATTTAAGAAACGAAGTTGAAAATATTATTGATAAAGTTATAAGTATCAGACGAGAATTGCATAAGTATCCTGAACCAGCTTTAAATGAACATAAGACAGCTGAATTTATTGCTAGTGTGTTGGAAAGCATGGGAGTAGATACGCAGAGAAGTATTGCAGGTACTGGAGTTGTCGGAGTAATTTTTGGAAGCAAGCCAGGAAAGACACTTGCTATTAGGGCAGATATAGATGCATTAAATATCGAAGAAAAAAATGAGATTTCTTATAAGTCTGAGAGAAAAGGATATATGCATGCTTGTGGTCATGATGGACATGTTGCAATGGCTATTGGTGCTGCAATGGTATTAAACAGCATTAAGGATCAAATCGTAGGGAATATTAAATTTATTTTTCAGCCAGCCGAAGAGCAATATGGCGGAGCTGAAAGAATGTTAAAGGAAAATGTTTTAGATATTCCAAAGGTTGATGCCATTATAGCTGCTCATCTATGGCCAGATGTTCCAAAGGGGAAAATAGGTATAAAAGAAGGATGTATTATGGCTTCTAATGATAAAATTGAAATCAAACTGTATGGGAAGAGCGCTCATGGTGCTATGCCTCATTTAGGGAAAGACGCAATAATTGCAGCAACAGAAGTAGTTAGTGCTATACAAAGTTTTATTGCTAGGGAAATAAATCCTTTAGACAGTGCTGTGGTTACAATTGGAACTTTTAATTCAGGAACAGCCTATAATATAGTTGCAAATGAGGCAATGCTTACAGGAACTGTGAGAACTATAGATAATAGAACAAGGGACTTTGCTGAAAATAGATTGAGAAAAATAGTTGAAGGTATTTGTATAGCTAGTGATGTAAGCTTCGAATTTAAATACACAAAACAATACCCGGCAACTATAAATAATCCTGAAGTAACTAGCTTCATTAGGGAAATAGGAGAAGAAGTTTTAGGTAAAGAGAATGTGTTGATGCTCACAAATCCATATATGACAGCAGAAGATTTTGCTTATTATTTGCAAAAGGTGCCGGGATGCATGTTCTTTATCGGTACTAGAGATGATGAGAATAAATTCCCTTTACATCATGAAAAGTTTAATTTTGATGAAAGAGTTTTAGGAATAGGAGTAAAATTATTAACAGCTTCTGCAATAAAATTTTTAGAGTAA